One Oxobacter pfennigii DNA segment encodes these proteins:
- a CDS encoding ExeA family protein yields the protein MFKQFYGLTFNPFDKEIETEKLFKSSDLNELEQRLRYMLDNRGIGLIVGEPGTGKSTCLRKFAENANKSLYKVCYLPLTTLTVKDFYQGLCAMLGTTKKYRKVDMFFEIQSAINSLYYEQRITPVFIVDEVHMASSAILDDLRILFNFKMDSANPFVLILSGQPQIRNKLMLTSSYPLKQRIIMRYSMQGLTQEECREYLTSRLKIAGCSREIFTPEAALAIYNISGGAPRAINNITTAALMYSAAKRADSVDEEAIFQANIELGA from the coding sequence GTTTAAACAGTTCTATGGACTTACTTTCAATCCTTTCGACAAGGAAATTGAAACAGAGAAGCTGTTTAAGAGCAGTGATTTAAACGAGCTGGAACAGCGATTAAGATACATGCTGGACAATAGGGGGATTGGCCTTATCGTTGGTGAGCCAGGTACCGGTAAATCTACCTGTTTAAGAAAGTTCGCCGAAAATGCCAACAAATCACTTTACAAGGTATGTTATCTTCCGCTTACAACTTTAACTGTAAAGGATTTTTATCAAGGCCTCTGCGCTATGCTTGGAACTACAAAGAAATACAGGAAAGTGGACATGTTCTTTGAAATACAGTCGGCCATAAATTCACTCTACTACGAACAAAGAATTACGCCGGTATTTATTGTGGATGAAGTGCATATGGCGTCCAGTGCAATACTTGATGATTTAAGAATACTGTTCAATTTTAAGATGGATTCTGCCAATCCTTTTGTTTTAATACTATCGGGACAGCCTCAAATACGGAACAAGCTGATGCTAACCAGCAGTTACCCGCTAAAACAGCGGATTATTATGAGATATTCAATGCAAGGGCTTACACAAGAAGAATGCAGAGAATATTTGACCAGCAGGCTAAAGATTGCAGGGTGCTCTAGAGAAATATTTACCCCTGAAGCAGCTCTGGCTATTTACAATATATCCGGAGGAGCTCCAAGGGCAATCAACAATATCACTACTGCAGCGCTTATGTATTCTGCCGCTAAAAGAGCCGATTCCGTGGACGAAGAGGCTATTTTTCAAGCAAACATTGAGCTTGGAGCATAA